In the genome of Acipenser ruthenus unplaced genomic scaffold, fAciRut3.2 maternal haplotype, whole genome shotgun sequence, one region contains:
- the LOC117969623 gene encoding protein Tob2-like, producing the protein MHVEISVALNFLISHLHSKLPRRRAQLFGEELARLLRARYEGHWYPERPLRGSAFRCLHIGGVLDPLLEQAARSSGLDAAEVRENVPQELRVWIDPFEVSYQIGEKGAVRVLYSEGEEEEGGEGGEEEAAAQERASQTREPVPASGEEGSRNSGFNPEARAFVPTGAGLSGSPGAADVFGGPGNPNASPPPSSSASFPKSAHPQLLTFTTASFAATKFGSTKMKKGGAGGG; encoded by the coding sequence ATGCACGTGGAAATCAGCGTGGCGCTCAACTTCCTCATCTCCCACCTGCACAGCAAGCTCCCGCGTCGCCGCGCCCAGCTGTTCGGAGAGGAGCTCGCGCGGCTGCTGAGGGCTCGCTACGAGGGCCACTGGTACCCCGAGAGGCCCCTGCGGGGGTCCGCCTTCCGCTGCCTGCACATCGGGGGGGTCCTGGACCCCCTGCTGGAGCAGGCGGCCCGGAGCAGCGGGCTGGACGCGGCCGAGGTGCGAGAGAACGTGCCCCAGGAGCTGAGGGTGTGGATCGACCCCTTCGAAGTGTCCTATCAGATCGGGGAGAAGGGAGCGGTCCGGGTGCTGTAttcagagggggaggaggaggagggaggagaagggggagaggaggaggcagCAGCCCAGGAAAGAGCCTCACAAACCAGGGAGCCAGTCCCAGCTTCGGGGGAAGAGGGGAGCAGGAATTCTGGGTTCAATCCCGAAGCCCGGGCGTTTGTCCCGACCGGCGCGGGGCTGTCGGGCTCCCCGGGGGCCGCCGATGTTTTCGGGGGTCCCGGTAACCCTAAcgcctccccccctccctcctcctctgctTCCTTCCCCAAATCCGCTCATCCCCAGCTGCTCACTTTTACCACTGCTAGTTTCGC